The sequence below is a genomic window from Bosea sp. F3-2.
ATCGAACCTCGCCGGAACGATGTCATGACCGCGCAAGCGACACTTCCCTTCCCTTCGGCCGGGCGCCGGGGCGCACGCCTGCGCCGCAAACAGCTGGCCGGCCTGCTCTTCGTGGCCCCAGCAGTGCTACTGGTCGCAGTGTTCTTCCTTGTGCCGCTCGGAATGGCGTTCTGGATGTCGCTGCACAACTGGCCGCTGCTCGGCCGGCCGCGCTTCATCGGCCTCGACAACTACCTGAACCTGATGAGCGACCAGCGCTTCTGGAATGCGATGCGTTTCACGCTCTATTACACGGTGGTCGTGACCATCGCGATCTTCGCGGTCGCCTTCCCGCTGGCGCTGTTCGCCGAGAAGGCGCGCCCGATGATCAAGGTCTACCGCACGGCGATCTTCCTGCCCGTGGTCGTCGGCTTCGGCTCGGCCAGCCTGCTCTGGGCCTGGCTGATGAACGTCGATGTCGGGCTGTTCTCGCCGCTGGCCCTCAAGCTCGGCCTGACGGAGAAGCCGGTCAACCTGCTCGCCAGATTCGACACCACGTTCTGGTCGATCATCGTCATGGTCGTCTGGAAGACCGCGGGCTTCAACATGATCATCCTGCTCACCGGCCTGCAGGGCATCTCGTCGGAGGTGCAGGAGGCGGCGCGGATCGACGGCGCCTCATCCTGGCAGCGCTTCCGGCGCATCACCCTGCCCCTGATGCGGCGGACGATCGCGCTGGCGCTGATCCTCTCCGTCGCCGGCTCGGTGCTGGCCTTCGATCAGTTCTACATCATCGCCGATGGCGGGCCGCAGAACAGCACCATCACCGCCGTCTACTGGATTTTCAGCCAGTCCTTCGTCTCGTTCCG
It includes:
- a CDS encoding sugar ABC transporter permease; this translates as MTAQATLPFPSAGRRGARLRRKQLAGLLFVAPAVLLVAVFFLVPLGMAFWMSLHNWPLLGRPRFIGLDNYLNLMSDQRFWNAMRFTLYYTVVVTIAIFAVAFPLALFAEKARPMIKVYRTAIFLPVVVGFGSASLLWAWLMNVDVGLFSPLALKLGLTEKPVNLLARFDTTFWSIIVMVVWKTAGFNMIILLTGLQGISSEVQEAARIDGASSWQRFRRITLPLMRRTIALALILSVAGSVLAFDQFYIIADGGPQNSTITAVYWIFSQSFVSFRLGYGAAMSMVLLAILVTISVVQLRLLRTPEGV